atcccaaatagtgggtagagacttccaactagtgggtttctaatgtaagtgctgaactagaggtagagactcttaattgaattgactgaagtaaacctgtatgtctatgcttgtgtacataatatataactaatgaatcaaacgaccttcggatggacatccgatcccaccaaaccacatctcaacgaagaaaaggaaatagggcggaccagccttcctaagtccttcaatcattatttatatgcatctatacaagcacaaacatacatctaactatgcttgagtgtgtatcaagtggtatcatacagtgaagtataagtgtacagtggaacatccgagtcgtgaagtataagcgtacagtgaagCATCCGAgtcatgaagtataagcgtacagagtgggataattgaatcgtgaagtataagtgtaccaagtgtaagtgtatcacgaagtggaaacgacgataagtgaagtaagagtgtctatcaagtataagcgactacaagtataagcgaaatagagataataccaagtataaacgcatcacaaagtgaaaatgttatcgagtaggagtttaaaatacatgaaagcgaagcagcagtaactaacaagtaaaagcatACGTCGTGAAagtgaactttgatgaaaaacctttatactcgggaaaatcacaatttttattcttttgtaaaataagtttgaaaacccttggaaatctttcataaaccagtttaaaacgaatttagataaaacagtgtaagtaagagttttgaaacaaatgaaaacctCTTTGAAAACCaatatagtgtcctactcggttaaacagtgtacagtggtaaaatcttgtgcatgcgggttatcaatcacatgtgattgatatgataactgacatgtttaacttgtattccccccctataaaacatgtaaaaacatttaaaaggttcattcaggggtatgaactcacctagtgtaagtaggtccgacgaaggtgccgtttgggcgttcggtgtcacgcaaggacttgaacacacacaatgacctatttaacatatgataacatatgttcacatacaattagtatgtttaatactaattaaacaaatatacacgctcacaggagcggaaaacactttggttaagtgtttgggtgtcccgggtagcgtttaagggtgtgtatgacctaggaatggagtttactctccaagagtaaacccttaatacttagtttacggcccagggacatctcaccatgactTTACGGCCcaggttctagggtgttttaaggcttctacttgctcatggaattattctaagtacttttccaaaaaggcatgagtgggtttaaggcttctaagggcattatattggagtttacggcctagggacaactcccaagggattttacggccgtaaactctcatccctcgagttttgtgaagtttaaagcccctaataccttgctagtaattgataatgaagtgttatgccaattttgggggattaaaactatcattttggcacatttaggggtgtttacggccttggtacatacctggggcgtaaactccattttccccttcattttgatgtgtttaattgatccaaacccaaaggacaagcccctaatttatgtcttaagccttgaTATGAATTTATGGCACCctttaacatgtttttatgagtttacggccctggaactatttcttgggaagcttaggccataaactcctaaatggagggtgtttgacatgtttaaggtccccaaactatttttagatgattctaggatttattccaagactATTGGTGGAGTTCTATGGCTTTTAAgcatgtaaaaatgagtttacaccccatgtttgaggggtttacggcccaagcacattccttggccataaactcctatttgctcctcaaaattcatggctagggtgttctaagtccggatttGTAAGCCATAAGGTCTTATCTAAGTCCTaatgttggtttggaggggttaaattGCTTAAAAGCCCACttattaagtgtttacggcccaagcatgctccttggccgtaaacacatgttccaagtccaattctatgctataaacacgaatcataacgtttagagtaagctagggtaagcggacttacaatttggaagcgtttggttgcggatttggggcgaaaacgggtctagagagagagtgtgtagagagagagggtggaaagagctcaaatggagtttactcccccttatatatgggtgggagttggagctcagtggaattctacccaatactgccgttatacgaggcttttggtcgcacccgatttagtggtcgtaataataaaaactaacttatttccaattaaatggaaatgtgtgttatgtgtttttattttcttttatcacgacttatCGGCATATTAATGTAAaccaatggaatgtttattaaattgacgtcctctaattaacggaacttttatacagtggaatattccgttaacagtAACGGGGAAAtctaacgggacaacttgggttgtcacacatattCAACGCATGATTGATATCTCTCTTAATATCAATTTTGTTAGAAAGCGTAGAAGTTTCCATTAATCGATATGCTATTCTTAATTAGATTTGTTCTATGTAATTTTAGGGGTAAGTAATAGTGCAACTTGTACCCTGACCGTAACTTTATATAAGAAAGGATACATGTTATCCACATCCACAACGTTCTGAACAAGATGTTTGGGAATACAAACGCTTTGGGACTATAATGGCAAATACTATAAGCATTTATGTGAAGCATTTAATTAATACGTGATCCTTAGCTTGCCTTAAGAACTATTTACTCTATAAATTGATATTTCTAATCCCCTTTAAATCCAACTGTTTTACCTGTTACTACATAatcttcatttttttcttttgtgttcatctCCGTGTCTCCCTTTGTCTTTTCATCTCTCTGTTGACATGTTTAGTAACAAATATCTCGACATAGACTACAAACACAATGTTGCTTTGTTCTTTAAAGCTTATAAGGAGAAACCGATGTAGCACACCGGATTGACGATGGACAACAAAGATATACTTCAATCTACTCAAGACGGTAAAAGAGAACAAATTGAGTCAACGAATGATAAAACACCTTCTTAGGTCATGAAATGGCAATATCGTTCTATATTGAACAAAATTATATTGACAATATGCTTATAGGTTGTAAATAAGAGCTTTTTTAGAATATTTTGAAGCTGAAAAGAAGCATCTTGGtacatttatttcttttttataaaataaactaatgtttaaaatgtatttaaatctTGTCCTTATAATAAACTAATATTAAATATGTATTCAACTTTGGATCTgacatataaataaataaaatatgttggtTTATGTGAAAAAATTACTTATGTTTGCTATGTGATAGAGATATTTTCAAGATAATATTCTCAAGTCCGTGTTCACAAGTGTCTAAACCATAGTAATAGAATAAGTATGCCCCAAGTTAATATTTAACTATATATTAAATATACGAAATATTTTTCGATATTGTCAAATTAAAGAAATTTAATGACACTTATCAAGATAAATATTTagttaaaattattttaaaatcattaaaaacgtgaaaaaaaaaaaaaaaaggagtaATAGAATCACACTGAATTAGATTAAGTTAACTTCTCTCATGTGGTGACTATGTGACCTCCCTTTTTGAAGGATCTAAAGAATCATATATAACAAGATAAAATTCCTACCCGTTACTATCCACACAAAATGACAAGAAAACAAGCAAAATCTACGTGAATAACTGTGCGTAAATTTTGGAGATATCAGCAGGCACAACTTCTTTCTTGCTCAGTTTCAGAAATTGTCGTGGGGATCCTTTCAAAATACCTACAAAAATATATGGTACCTCTAAGAATAAGAAAAAAAACTAGAAATGTAGTGAGAAAATGTTGAGAAAGATTACTAACATTTCATTCACATCAGGGTGTTCATGTTCACTTGCAATAGCTGTTTTTGCCACACAAAGGAATGCATCATCCACATTGTAATTCTCTTTCGCTGATGTCTCAAAGTAAGGTATGTTTCCGTTCATGGCACACCACTCTCTTGCTGTCTTCTCAGAAACCTTCATTAGAAATATGTTTAAGATCTAAGACTGTATTTAGTACAATGGACTAGACAAACTTTTCAACCTTTTTTCAATGATGAAATGACATTCTTGTCCTTTAGAGATATAGGGACTCATAATATGTCTCACCTTGTTCCATCATTTTATATGAGCAAATAACTCACATTTCAAAATAAATGTCAATACACTACAAAAACACTTTAAAAAGATTGTCGCCCAGGTGGGTGTGTGGACCTAATGATTTGTGATTTTAATCCCAAAAATAATATTAACATATAAGAAATAcactaaaaactaaaaaattaatataagTTATACTATATACTAATAAATGTTCTCCAAGCCTGGGTTTAGAAAATTTTCAATTCAAATGTTGGATCAAGTTGATAATTTTTCTATATGTATCCATCATTGGTTATGTTATGTAATATTCAATCTTGTGTTACAAATGGTGTCTAAAGGTAGTTTTAATTTTTGTAGATACTTACGGCTCGACTGCTACCACCGTCAGTGTCCACTTTGTTCCCAAGCAACACGAACGGGAATCTTTCAGGGTTAGTTGGATCTGCCTGTTTTAGAAACTCTTCATGCCATGTTTGAAGGGTTTCAAAGGTTTTCTGAATGTTGACATCGTAAACAAGAACACAACAATCAGCCCCTCTATAAAATGCAACTCCAAGGCTATGAAACCTCTCTTGACCAGCTGTGTCCCAAATCTACACATGATACGTTAAACTTAATTATATGAATGCATATTTAACTCGTATAACAACCTTTTGAGCTTTTCTTTAAATAAATTTgaaccataagcaagtggaggaTTCGAGTTTGCATGTGATCTGTGAATTATCCTATATAGCTGTGTAACTAAGAATGCTAATTTGAACTCAGTTAGCTAGGCTAACCAGTCTGGATAACACTCATTCTTACTTTTTAATAATTCCATTATTTCCATGCTTAATTAAGTATTATTATTTCTATATGTATTAATTACAAAAAATatcttaattgttttttttaaaggGAAAAAGCAAATTGTGACAACTGATGACCTACTTGCAACGTGACGAGCTTCTCGTCAATATGCAACTCTTTCGTCACAAAATCGGCACCAATTGTCGACTTGTACTGTTTGTTGAACCTGTTATAAACGTATCTAATATGCAAGTTAATTTAAACTTACAACTTTTCAAAGTCATGACGATTGTCAACACTTCAAGCACTTtgtataaatattaattattaaacaTTAATACGATATCATGATATATAACAgttatatttttattagtttaaggaTACCGATTCATCAAAGATGTCTTCCCAACCCTACAAAAAAACAACAAATCGATAAcaatcaccaaaaagagaacaatGATTTAATATGAAATGAAAAAGCTCAGACTAATTAATCACTCTAATGGGAAGAAGAAATGATACGCACCCACTATCACCAAGAACAATGACCTTGAGCAACATCCGATCAGACATCAACATGGCCGGAGAAGTAAATCCTGCTGATGAATTGTTTACGATGTTTGCCGGAGATGTGTAAAGCTACCGGAGGAGGAAGCAACAAAGGGAAAACCAGTTGTCACCTGCCACGTTGTTGTTTGTTTCTTTCTCAATTCTCATTTCACTTGTTTCCTATTTATATAAACTTTTGTTGACATTTGACTTTTCAAAGTCAACAGAGATGGTTTTCAACATTTGACGTTTGATAATAATCATGTTTATTCTGTAAAATAATATGTTTAACTTCACATATACTACGAAGAAATTGTTTTACTATTTTTATACATTTCGatattgaaaaaaaatacaataagTGCGTGAACGAATGATGATCTTAATTTATAACTTTGTTATAAGTTAACCATTGCATTATGGATAAAGACATGACAAGTTTAAATACCTTATAAGCCTTTATGTTTTGGATTACGTGTAATTTTCATGATTATTCAAACTTGGCTTTGAGGGTGAAATGTTAAAATGATATTAGAACAATGTCCTCGATCAATAAAAATACTAAATAATGAAGATGGAGTATCAAACAAATCATTTTTTAAAAAGCTTAAATTAATGGTCGTGCGAGGATTGAACTTCATTGTCTTGTGACACCAATCAATACAGGTAGATGACAGGTTACAAGTTTAAAGTGGTGCCACTTTTCACATTTAATTTAGGTTGGTGCTCTCTTAGCTCTTATTCACCTTCGATAACGTTCCTATTGGAAAACATTTTGTCTATTTTACTCTTTAGTTTTGGAGATAATAATATATTTCATATCCCACAGGCTTCAAAAGAAGAATGATTATGTTTTAGGAATTATATCATCTATTGTTTTTTATACTACTAGCATAAATAGTTGTATTATTTACTATTTGTTGAAATGTTTTCAAATAACTGTATCATatattgtttttagtttatttctaaagattaatatttttttttaaacggcaaataatttaaatatctTTTTTGTCTGCGATTAAACCAAGGACCTCATAGTTAGTTGTTAAATTACAAACATTCGTATTAACCAAAGATGCTAGTCCCAACTTGTCATTACTACTTGTTTATGCTTACACTTGTTTCTCTTCTACTTAATGAACAAAAAAACCCTTCAAAACTGGTAAATTTATTACACCATTGTTTTTACACTATATTTTTCCCGtacataaaaatctttattttgtAATTTATAAATAGTATAttcattttaatgattttaaatacAAAGAATATAAAATTCTCAACAACCGAAATATGAAACAGAATACAATACATGTTATTCTTATAAAGAGTCATTACAATGTTTGCTTAATGTGCAATGATTAATAATTTGATTGCGATTGTTTATCTATTTATTTTGCTTGCGCGATGCAATCACCCAAATGCAATATAATCAAACAGTCTTTTGATGGTTTATCGTTGATTGGTATTGAATTAAAAGCCTGATAGGTTAATAAAACATCTAACCATATTAGAACCACCATGTTGCATGTTTTTTTGTCTAAAAtagttgtaatgttttgtgttgggAAAATATGATGAAATATCATGAAGTTCACCTTGATTAAAATTAGAATTGAAACATGATCTAAACTAGACACAAAATAAATGAGGTTGGGTAAAAAAGAGACTTCAATCGTTTTAATTAAACGGATTGAtacaaaataataaagaaaaaattaattaattaataggtAAAGTTATGGTTGATAATTTCAGTTCAAATATTACTCGAAAATGACATATTTATTTATAAACAAgcctttttagttcttttttatAAACATGAAACCCCAACGACCAAAACAATATATAAAAAACACTTGGATTGAATTGCTTGCTAATGTGGGTGGAAATGATTTGGAGgctgtttttttttcttatagaaAAACCTGTTCAAATATATTATGCGGCGCAACACACGCGTAAAGTTTGTCCTTTCGCAtcagtttgttttttggaagccTCTAGATAATAAAATTAGTATGTCTGTTATGCATGAAGCAACATTTAACATGGTTCTTCAAACCTCTttagttttcatttttcttttcacgTAATTCTTTTTTAGAAATTCGAtatactttgatttttttttaaactttaattTACAGATTTGATACAGTTTTTTTATAGTTCCCATAATTTATTATagcttgattttttttaaaaacctttgactttttaaattttttaccaTTTATTTTAACAATATTTTTAGTTTCGgttctattttttttaacatgtgtGATTTCTTTTACGAATTTTCTAAACATTGTttgcaatattttcttagttatttatatatattttttattttctttaaaattagttttttaaagATAAAAAATTGATAGCTTCTTTTACATTTTTAGAttatttttagaaattttatatttttttttcttttgagtaTTCTTCCAATGTTTTAAGactataattattaaaaattcCGGTGTTGAGAACTATTTTCGGTTAGTAAAatcaatttatttaaatttatgttTATTACAACAGTCTGcaaatgttaaaaaacaaacaaacatctTATTATAGCTTGCAACCGTTTGGTGCACTTCTTCTACTGTAGACTTCACGAATTTTCACTTTGAAAAAACAAACAGCGCCTTAGTAATGCAACTTAAGACattgttttcatttttttgttcTTTCATATACTCAACAATTCCCTCAACCACTCGTTTCTACCAAATGGTTTGTAGTCTAGCGGTATCAGGTGTATTGGAAATGTGTCCTTCCTCTAAATGGTTGAGAGTTCAAGTCTCATAGTGGACAAAAGGTGTAGAATTATGAGTAGGCTTAATGGGTGTGTGTTTgttgttttcttttaaaaaatccTCCCCAACCCTTCCTATTTCACCTTATTTATTGTTTCAACCTGACATGACACGACATCTTTACAAGATATAAACCTACCATGGAAACTGACACGAACTTTacacaaaaataaatgattgataaACACAACATGATGACTACATGATTCAGGTATTTTAATGTTCGACTTGAAACAAACCTGGCATgacactgatgggttttacatgtAATAATGTTGAAAAATTCTTATactcttaagggtacatgcagCTCAATAGATCTATGTCATTAAACTATTGAAGTAACATACTATTAAACAACAAAACTTATAAACCCTAGATGAAATCGAAATTCACATTAAATGGAGGGTTACACACAGTGGCGGACGCAGAACATTTTCGTAGGGGTGGAactaaattttttttccaaataaatctATATTTGTAGTGTCATTCGTGTTTTAAGTCGGTGCACCCAATAGaaacaacattaaaaaaaaactctAAAATTTTTTTTACACTACGTGCCGGCGTCGGAGCAGTGGCCCGGGACCCCTGGGACACCACTAAGGTCCGCCACTGGTTACACACCTTTTATAGATCCTAATCAAGTTAATCAAAGTCTTCTTGTATCCttggaaaacctagatccaatagTGTGCgggcctctaatggctcacacccaaaatgCAACAAACCCTAGGATTGAAGGGGAGAGGGGAGAGAGGAGGAGAATTTCGTTCTCCCCCTTTAGGTATGAGAAATCCACAAAAATTAGGTGCTCAATGGTCCTATTTATAGTCTAGATAACTTATGGACaaaacaagatttgaaggatTAAAAAATAGATCTAATCtcaatcaaaatcctttccttatATACTATTAAGAGGCTTCTGGAAACCCTAAAAAGTGCTCCAAAATTGTCCATGACATGGACTATTTCAGAATTGcatcttttgttcaactattgaacaattacaaatcACTCATTGCACCTTTAGTTAAGTTCAATTAATCCtgaattaattccagattaattctgattaataattaatcaattttgactatttctaattaatttattattaacaTAATAAATTTTTGAATCACTAATTaacaatttctaattaatatattaatcacataatatattaacaaaacactttctctctctctctctctctctctctctctctctctctctttctctctctctctctctctctctctctctctcctttgaTTAATCTAAGTTATTTCCttgttatgagggcaacccaaaatagACTTTAGTTTTATTCATTAatattataccaatttagttaggaccttagacacttaatccaacagtctcaacTTGGATAAGTCGCTAACTGCAATTGCAAGTACAACTCCAAATACCCAGTAAAGAGTGTTTTCCAAAATGATTGCTAAACTCTAATTAGACGTTGGAATTAAGATAAGTGATAAGCTATCTCTTCGTTCTACAAGATAACATATAGACATGGATTAgagtcaatctcattgtccaGGATTTTATTTCTCGAtttcctgatttatgacgactgaattCAAACTACTAATTGAATACATCAATTTAGTTTGGGCTCGGTCAAGCACTTCAGGTGTCGGcaacaaatcattgaggggcccaaagatatcgtgtTTCTTGTTAAGGCAAAAGGAACGATTAAACTTCAACTATATAATCATCAATTTCACTCAACAAATCATGCATGTAATTACACTTTATAACACCTAGTTACGAGAAGCATTGGTGTATGCCAATGCACAACATATTTGCAAAACATGAATTATATATCTCTGtttgaagaataaaagatattatcatcttagaattacttgtgattgAATCCATGAAGCAATCTATAGCCCTATGTTTGGCCAACACTCAAAATCTCTATTTTTAAAGTACTCTTGAATATGACAGCAATATGTATGCAATGTCCAATCCCTATGGACAATCTACAATCAATTTATGACTTAACAACTAAACTTGTCAACACTGCTCATGCCATTGCTCAATTTATGGTTTCACACtctttgaatataaataattcTATACTAATTAATCACCACAACAATTACAAATTTATCTATGGTAAATAGTTCAGGTGACTTAACAACTAAACTTGTCAAAACTGCTCATGTCATTGCTCTTAGCATgtatattgtaacgcccgtagatccggactagtcaatttagagataataggggtcgaaaacaacttttcaacaaaagattatttagaataaataatcttaaccaagttgtagaatatgtctcaagggttccgtacatataaagaacgccgaaatccgagttataacgaaaaagttatggtccgtcgaagttttacggcaaaactggTACGACACCGGGAGACTTAAATAGCGAATTTTTGAtaaaagactttttagccttattaatctaaacaaaatttatagtatacgttaaactgagaacgtccataaaaagaacgtccaaatctgacttcgtatgaggaagttatgatttttccaaatttcagcttagtagtatgtagcccaaagttcgattatgagatcgagtgatttctagtcgaaacaatctaaacgagaatcaaagatctagTCGATAGTAGTTCAATGGGAAATagactgacgaaaacggacgtcagatgaagaagttatgaatttctaactgAGTTTTCTTGCCCCtatctattaaaaatataataataataataataataaattcaaaattagccgacggaatctaaatgaaagttgtagagcatagtctcacctatgcgtggatataaagaacgtcaaaaacagagatcATATGCGAAAcatacggattttagaagtttggaaatgcggagtacgcccagcgtactcatggtTCATGGTTTGGGTTGGGTCACGTTGCCCTACTCCACCACTCGAGTGCCTCGGGTCTGAAGTCGTGACGCATCCAATCCAATccacctagtacgcccaacgtatagtTCGACGAAGCAGTACGCCACACGTACTCTgagattacgcccaacataatccgatgctcagcaccctataaatagaactcgagggCTGccgatttttttttttgctaatttCCACTTCTTCacccctttttctttcttctactttgcgagaaatacccccgaagcctcgatatcatcccgacacccgaagcaagtcccgatgcTCCGAAGTTCCcaagaaaattatattttcaagcCAAAACTCTGTCCGCGTGAAGCCTAGTTTTTGGAAGATATCCCGGTTATATCAAAAGAATAGTATttgaagagccgtagtgctgtccgagcatcgtctaatcaagtgagtgtatagttactttcttgtaacacataaatatgaagtgtttgctatgaaatatatgctatgtgttatatattgtttgtttatttgagatgggtatggatttgatgttttatacaagttttaaatgattaaaactgtatgtgtattttatatctacaagataaatgttggatagaacatgggtagatgaaatcgTTGGTGTGAGATGAAAGATGTTATGAGTGAACCCTCGCGACTATGAGACGGAGTGCCTATAGTATTTAAACCCTGGCAACTATGAGACGTAGTACCTAtagtataaaccctggcgactatgagacgtagtacCTATAGTATCAACCCTgacgactatgcgacgtagtacttattgtataaaccctggtgactatgagacgtagtgcctattgtataaaccctagTGACTCTGAgatgtagtgcctattgtataaaccccggcgactatgagacgtagtgcttATTGTATAAAGCTTGGCGACTATGtaacgtagtgcctattgtatgaaCCTTGGTAGCCATGGACTTTGGataaattccttaggtcaatccttaggaatgaatgaatgaaggattgttgattcttagggtaaaaccttaagaaataaagaagataatgggggtgggtaattgggttgattgtttgatgattaaatataataattgttgggttttgagcattctaacacttcctaagtgtacatgcaaccctaaataccttggatctatgttttctctattatacatgcaaataagaacttccaaggtattatcctaatctagcatacaaaacaataatgtaacacgatagaatacatacctctttgatgtagaaagtcttcatgaagcttgagtgcttagtgccccaagtgtgacacctcaaatggaatcacaatcatcaaaacacttagaatgacttgagagaattctacactcaccaaaatcggctagccctttcttgaatactactagtggccgatttttcctcaataataagatgcttatatagttacacaattagggtaaactcttaattgtcatggctttccatttccttggatccatgggtacaaatacaccatggagcatccatggaccatcctatgggttttagcccaacttgattatccatggagcatt
The genomic region above belongs to Lactuca sativa cultivar Salinas chromosome 4, Lsat_Salinas_v11, whole genome shotgun sequence and contains:
- the LOC111886635 gene encoding ras-related protein Rab7, whose translation is MLMSDRMLLKVIVLGDSGVGKTSLMNRYVYNRFNKQYKSTIGADFVTKELHIDEKLVTLQIWDTAGQERFHSLGVAFYRGADCCVLVYDVNIQKTFETLQTWHEEFLKQADPTNPERFPFVLLGNKVDTDGGSSRAVSEKTAREWCAMNGNIPYFETSAKENYNVDDAFLCVAKTAIASEHEHPDVNEMYFERIPTTISETEQERSCAC